A region of Vitis vinifera cultivar Pinot Noir 40024 chromosome 13, ASM3070453v1 DNA encodes the following proteins:
- the LOC100249611 gene encoding 18.1 kDa class I heat shock protein has translation MSLISSVLGSGRRSNIFDPFSLDIWDPFEGFPFTTPLANVPSSTRETSAFANARIDWKETPEAHVFKADLPGLKKEEVKVEVEEGRVLQISGERSTEQEEKKDKWHRVERSSGKFLRRFRLPENAKMDEVKASLENGVLTVTVPKEEVKKAEVKASRSLAKALS, from the coding sequence ATGTCGCTCATTTCAAGTGTTCTTGGTAGTGGCCGCCGAAGCAACATCTTCGATCCCTTTTCTCTGGACATATGGGATCCCTTTGAAGGGTTTCCCTTCACCACCCCTCTCGCCAACGTCCCCTCCTCGACTCGCGAGACCTCTGCCTTTGCAAACGCACGCATTGACTGGAAAGAGACTCCTGAAGCTCACGTCTTCAAGGCTGATCTTCCGGGGTTGAAGAAAGAGGAGGTGAAGGTTGAGGTTGAAGAGGGCAGAGTGCTGCAAATTAGCGGAGAAAGGAGTACGGAGCAAGAGGAAAAGAAAGACAAGTGGCATCGGGTGGAGAGGAGCAGCGGCAAGTTCCTTCGTCGGTTCAGGTTGCCGGAGAATGCAAAGATGGATGAAGTTAAAGCTAGCCTGGAGAATGGTGTGCTAACCGTGACTGTCCCAAAAGAAGAGGTGAAGAAGGCTGAGGTGAAGGCATCGAGATCTCTGGCTAAAGCCTTGAGTTGA
- the LOC100244462 gene encoding LOW QUALITY PROTEIN: 7-deoxyloganetic acid glucosyltransferase-like (The sequence of the model RefSeq protein was modified relative to this genomic sequence to represent the inferred CDS: inserted 1 base in 1 codon), which produces MDQGSGSPHVLIFPFPIQGNVNSMLKLAELLCLAGIQVTFLNCHYPHRRLLSYSNIQARFSRYPGFRFETISDGLPMEHPRTAEQFLDIVDGVKTTTKPLFMKMMISWCRSASDTRSPLTCVIADGLMSFAIDVANEVGLPVIIFRAISACSFWAYFSLPQLIEAGEVPFRGGDMDRLVASVPGMEGFLRRRDLPSCCXLKDVDDPDLQNLMKNTRQTHRAHALVINTFDDLEGPILSQIRNHCPRTYTIGPLHALLKTKLATETSTSQSSNSFWEEDRSCIPWLDRQPSKSVIYVSFGSLAIITKEELREFWHGLVNSGSRFLWVIRPDALVGKDEERQTPAELLEGTKDRGYVVGWAPQEEVLKHPAVGGFLTHGGWNSTLESIVEGLPMICWPYFADQQINSRFVSHVWKLGMDMKDSCDRVTVEKMVRDLMVEKRDEFMEAADTLATLAKKCVGDSGSSSCNLNSLIEDIRLLST; this is translated from the exons ATGGATCAAGGGTCGGGCTCTCCTCATGTCCTCATCTTCCCTTTCCCCATCCAAGGCAACGTCAACTCCATGCTCAAGCTCGCCGAACTTCTTTGCCTTGCCGGCATCCAAGTCACCTTCCTCAACTGCCACTACCCCCACCGCCGCCTCCTCTCTTATTCCAATATTCAGGCCAGGTTCTCACGCTATCCCGGCTTTCGGTTTGAGACAATATCCGATGGGCTGCCGATGGAGCATCCTCGCACCGCTGAACAATTCTTGGATATAGTTGATGGAGTGAAAACTACAACCAAACCACTTTttatgaagatgatgatttcgTGGTGCCGGAGTGCTTCTGATACGCGCTCGCCTCTGACCTGTGTCATAGCAGATGGGCTCATGAGTTTCGCAATTGATGTTGCCAACGAAGTCGGACTTCCCGTCATTATTTTCCGTGCTATCAGTGCTTGTTCCTTCTGGGCATATTTCTCTTTACCCCAACTCATTGAAGCTGGCGAAGTCCCTTTCAGAG GTGGTGATATGGATCGGCTGGTAGCCAGTGTGCCTGGCATGGAAGGCTTTCTTCGACGTCGAGACCTCCCAAGTTGCT TGCTCAAAGACGTGGATGACCCAGATCTCCAAAATCTCATGAAAAATACTCGACAAACCCATCGAGCCCACGCGCTCGTTATCAACACGTTTGATGACCTAGAAGGGCCGATTCTCTCTCAAATACGCAATCACTGTCCGAGAACCTACACCATTGGACCTCTCCACGCACTCCTCAAAACCAAGCTCGCAACTGAAACTTCCACGTCCCAGTCTTCCAACAGTTTCTGGGAAGAAGACAGAAGCTGCATACCGTGGCTTGACCGCCAGCCCTCAAAATCTGTTATCTACGTAAGCTTTGGTAGTCTTGCAATTATTACAAAGGAGGAGCTGAGAGAGTTCTGGCACGGTTTGGTCAACAGCGGTAGCCGCTTCCTCTGGGTCATACGACCAGATGCTCTTGTCGGAAAAGATGAAGAGCGTCAGACTCCGGCAGAACTCTTGGAAGGGACAAAAGATAGGGGTTATGTAGTGGGCTGGGCTCCCCAAGAAGAGGTTCTGAAACACCCAGCCGTGGGTGGGTTTCTGACCCACGGTGGGTGGAACTCCACGCTTGAGAGTATAGTGGAGGGCCTGCCAATGATATGCTGGCCCTACTTTGCTGACCAGCAGATCAACAGTAGGTTCGTGAGCCATGTTTGGAAGCTTGGAATGGACATGAAAGACAGTTGCGATAGAGTTACCGTTGAGAAGATGGTGAGAGATTTAATGGTAGAAAAGAGGGATGAATTCATGGAGGCAGCTGATACCTTAGCCACATTAGCTAAAAAATGTGTGGGTGACAGTGGGTCCTCATCCTGTAACTTGAACAGTTTGATCGAGGATATACGATTGTTGAGCACCTga